Proteins from a single region of Centropristis striata isolate RG_2023a ecotype Rhode Island chromosome 9, C.striata_1.0, whole genome shotgun sequence:
- the LOC131977166 gene encoding zinc finger BED domain-containing protein 4-like, whose amino-acid sequence MEPVRKRKFSSMWEHFEQISPNKVKCLLCAKELGYNNNTSSMLRHFRALHENSEGNVAGPSPVSRKKDLDDALVSMIVKDTQPFSIVEDTGFREFVAKLDPTYILPTRKAMVEERYQHEKEKAKAEVQKVAAVSLTADMCTSINMDAYLAVTCHFIDETI is encoded by the exons ATGGAACctgtgagaaagagaaagttTTCCTCCATGTGGGAACACTTTGAGCAGATCTCCCCGAACAAG GTGAAGTGTTTGTTGTGTGCCAAGGAATTGGGATACAACAATAACACCTCATCCATGTTGAGGCATTTTCGTGCTTTGCATGAAAACAGTGAGGGGAATGTGGCTGGACCCAGTCCAG TGAGCAGAAAGAAGGACCTGGACGATGCCTTGGTGTCAATGATTGTCAAAGACACCCAGCCTTTCAGTATAGTGGAGGACACAGGATTTAGAGAGTTTGTGGCTAAACTAGATCCAACCTACATCCTCCCAACAAGAAAG GCCATGGTTGAAGAGAGATACCAGCATGAGAAGGAGAAGGCCAAAGCTGAGGTCCAGAAAGTAGCTGCAGTTAGTTTGACAGCAGACATGTGTACATCTATAAACATGGATGCATACTTGGCTGTAACGTGCCATTTTATAGATGAGACAATATAA
- the acer1 gene encoding alkaline ceramidase 1, with the protein MGGFYSSEKMAGVFSYESSEIDWCEDNYKHSEHVVEYFNTVSSFFFFIISPIMLYLLHPYAKERNLAIHMVWTMMIFVGLFSAYFHMTLSFVGQMLDELSILWVLAVGYSVWFPRRLFPSFIKDRSTFSSLVLVVTVISTLSSFVKPTANAYALNCFGLHMLYVLAVEMKCCTDQKALRLAKLSVALWVLAISCWISDRFGCSFWQKLNFCYLHGIWHILIVIAVAYGSTLIAYLDANYEIPYSLPGLQYWPCDKWAVGLPHIVLKGTTKTRKRC; encoded by the exons atgggaG GTTTCTACTCGAGTGAAAAGATGGCCGGAGTTTTCTCATATGAAAGTTCAGAAATCGACTGGTGTGAAGACAATTATAAACACTCTgaacatgtagtggagtacttCAACACT GtcagcagcttttttttcttcatcataTCTCCCATCATGCTCTACCTTCTGCACCCTTACGCCAAAGAGAGGAACCTGGCGATTCACATGGTCTGGACCATGATGATATTTGTAG GGCTCTTCTCTGCATACTTCCACATGACACTCAGTTTCGTTGGCCAGATGTTGGATGAGCTGTCCATTTTGTGGGTATTGGCAGTGGGATATTCTGTGTGGTTCCCTCGCAGACTCTTCCCTTCTTTTATAAAAGACAG GTCCACATTCTCAAGCCTCGTCCTGGTGGTTACTGTCATCTCCACACTGTCATCATTTGTCAAACCTACAGCCAATGCCTACGCTTTAAACTGCTTCGGCCTCCATATGCTTTACGTTCTGGCTGTCGAGATGAAAtg CTGCACTGACCAGAAGGCTCTGCGACTGGCCAAGCTGTCGGTGGCTCTGTGGGTGCTCGCCATCTCCTGCTGGATTAGTGACCGCTTTGGCTGCAGCTTCTGGCAGAAGCTGAACTTCTGCTACCTGCACGGTATCTG GCACATTCTGATTGTGATAGCTGTGGCGTATGGCAGCACCCTGATAGCTTACCTGGATGCAAACTATGAGATACCATACTCTCTGCCTGGACTACAGTACTGGCCCTGTGATAAATGGGCTGTTGGATTACCTCACATTGTCCTCAAGGGTACAACCAAAACACGGAAACGGTGCTAA